CAGATCGACGAACTTCGGCGTGTGTTCGGCGCCCATTGGCCCGACGAGTAGCGACGGACGATCGTCAGGGCCTCGTGTGTATACCTTGCTGGGGTCGTAGTACTTTGCCGAGGCGCGAACGTAGAAGTCGCGCCACACGAGCGTGAAGGCGTCGTCGGGTGTGTCCTCGACGACCAAGGTTCACCTTGTACGCCCGAATGACGAACGGGGAGACAGAGCGTCTCACGTTCGCTTCGATTCAGCGCGTCGTGGCCGCCTCGTCCCAAGCGAGGCGCTCGGTGAGGGCTCCTTGGAAGCGAATGCCGTTCGGCTCGGCGGGATGAAGGTACCCGGTGCGTCTCAGCGGGCGGCCGAGTTCCTCGATGGCGTCGGTCAAAAACGGATGCAGATCGTACAGAAGGTCACGCTGCGCGCCGTGCTCCAGCGCGCGCAGCACGCGGCGAAACGCGTCGCGGCCCCCCTTGACGATCTCAGCGTTGGACGCGGAAGGCTCCGCGATGAGCGACCGGGCGCCCTCGTGAACTGCCGAGGCGCGCGGTCCGAGGGCGTGGGGCAGGTGCAGGGCGTGCGCCAGCATCGCGAGGTCGTCGCGCGTCAAGTTGGGAGAGGCCAGGTGTTCGAGCCACGCGTCGAGGGCGCGTTCGAGGGAGGCTTCGGCCGACCAGGCGTCGCTTCGCGCGTACTCGGCGAGGCTGTGCAAGCCCGGGAAGTTCAGCTCGAATTGATTGTTGGGATTCGACAGAATTCCGGCGACTTCCGCGCGCAGCGCGGCTTCCCGGCCCGCGTACGGCCCGAGGTGCGCGCGGCGCGGCGCGTAGTCGTTGGCGTGCAGGTTGTCCCACAAGACGGGCGGGCGTCTCAGGACGCCCGCGACTTCCCGCACGGAGGCCGCCGTGATCTCGACCGAGATCACCTCGGGGCCCGTCCAGAACACGTCGACGTCCGGATGCAGCCGCTCGCCGATTACGCGCAGATACGGCGAGGTCGCGACGTCGGGCGCGGCGCGGCGCGCGCAGTACTCCGTGGGGCAGAACAACATCGCGCCGTCGAAGCCGAGGTCGCGCAGGAACTGCAAGCTCGCGTTCGTCGCGTCGGCTTGCTCGGCCGCTTGCCGAGCGCGGTCCGCCGCGTACGGAATGTCGTCGAACAGCAGCGCGAAGTGCTGCACGCCGAGGTCACGAACGTGCCGAAGCTTCGCGAAGAGCGCTTCGCGGTCGTGCTCGGCTCGCCAGTCGAGGTCGAGGCCGGGCGCGAGGGCGTACACGAAGCGTACGCCGACGCTCTCGGCGCCTCGCGCGAGCCGCGCGAGCATCGCCCCTTCGTCCGCCACGTACGCTTCTCGCCAGTGCGCGCGGTGTTTGAGGTCGTCCTTCGGCGCGTACAAGTACGTGTTCATGCCCCACTCGGCCATGAGCCGAAACAGCCGCCCACGTTGGTCCTCGCGCCAGGGACGCCCGTAGAATCCTTCGATCACGCCGACGAATTTCATGATGTCAGTGTCGCATGTTCGCCCGATCGAGGGTCGCTCCTGCCGCTTCCCGAGGTTTCCTTTCGGCCTCTCCGGAAGTGGTAGGCTGGTGGAAGCGCTTCACACATCCTCAACCTGTTCGGAGTTCGCATGATCAAGCTTCCGCTCGTCGCTTCTCGTCTCCTACTGCCCCTCGCGCTCACCCTCACGTCTGCCGCCACGACCACGACGGCGGCCGATACGTCGATGCTTCCCCGCAAAGCGTCGACCGCCGCGAACACGTGGTGGGCGAACGCCGCGTTCTATCAAGTCTTCGTGCGCAGCTTCCAAGACAGCGATGGAGACGGCATCGGGGACTTCAAGGGACTCACGTCGCGCCTCGACTACCTCAAGAACCTCGGCGTGAACGCCTTGTGGCTCATGCCGATCTTCCCGTCGCCGAGTTACCACGGCTACGACGTCACCGACTACCAGAACGTCAATTCCCAGTACGGCACCCTGGCCGACTTCGACGCGTTGTTGAAGGCCGCGCACGCCAAAGGCTTCAAGGTGATGCTCGACTGGGTGCCGAACCACACGTCGCGCAACCACCCGTGGTTCCAAGCGGCGCGCGATCCGAGCAGCGACAAGCACGACTGGTACCTTTGGCGCACCAGCGATCCGGGCTGGCGCAAGCCGTGGGGCGAGCCGGGCACCGTGTGGTTCCCGGTCACGACGGGCGCGCAGACGACGAGCCGCGTCGTGTTTCCCGGCACCATCCAAAAAGCGCTCGGCGGACGCGAGTGGGATCCCAACGGCGACGCGAGCGCGGCCACGCAAGTCGCGCCGGGCGTGTTCGAGTTCGTCGCGCGCCTGCCTGAAGGTTCGTACGAGTACAAGACGGCGGTGGGCGGTTCGTGGAGCGAGAACTACGGCGCGGGCGACCGTCCCGACGGGCCGAACATCCGCCTCGCCGTTCCCGCGGGCGGCGCGATCGTGAAATTCGTGTACGACGCGAATAAGCATACGGTGCGCGACAGCCTCAACAACCCGGGCGAAGTCAAGGCGCCCGACGTCGTGCCCGCCCGCTCGGGAAGCGCCACCGCGACCTCGACCGCCACGAACACCCAGTATTACTACGCCGCCTTCTGGGAAGGCATGCCCGACCTCAACTGGCGCAATCCAGGGGTGAAGGCCGCCATGAACGACGCGGCCGCCTTCTGGCTCAAACGCGGCGTGGACGGCTTTCGCGTGGACGCCGCTCGTTACATCGTCGAGAACAAGGACGACAACCTTCCCGACAACGCCGACACCCTCGCGTGGACGAAGGACTTCACGCGGTTCGTCAAGAGCGTGAAGCCGGACGCGGCGGTCGTGGGTGAAGTGTGGACGGACCTCCCGACGGTCGCGAAGTACTTCCTGAACGGCCAAGGCGAGGATTTGGCCTTCAACTTCGACTTGCGCGACGCCTTGCTCGGCGCCGTGCGCGGCGGCAGCCCGGACCTCGTACAAACGTCGATGGACCGAGTGACGGCGTCGTACCCCACGAGCGGCGTCGACGCGATCTTCACGACGAACCACGACATGACCCGTCCGTCATTCGCATCGACGACCCAAGCGAAGACGGCGGCGAGCCTGCTGCTCACCTTGCCCGGCACGCCCTTCCTCTACTACGGCCAGGAGATCGGGATGCCCAACGGCAGCGGCAACGCCGACGAGGAGAAGCGCACCCCGATGCGCTGGACGACGCAGGGCGGCGCGGGATTCACGACGGGTGTACCGTGGTACGCCTTCAGCACGAACGACCCCAACGTCACCGTGCAAGCGCAGCAAGCGAACGCGGCGTCCCTGCTGAGCCATTACCGCCGCCTGCTGAGCTTGCGCTCGCAGATCGCCGCGCTGCGCTCGGGCGGATACGTGCCGTTGCAGGCGAAGGACGGCGTGCTGTCGTTCGTGCGCTCCACGAGCGACGCGGCCGTCGTCGTGATCGTGAATCTCGGCGCGAGCGCGAAGAACGTCACGGTGGACCTTTCTCGCGTGCCGGTGAAGATCGCCGGTCCCGTCATGGAGGCGTGGTCGGGGCGCAAGCTCGCGAACGTCGACGCGCGCAACCAAAAGGCGTATCCGGTTGCGGGCCTCGAGGCGGGCGGCTTGGCGATCTTGACGTTCCCAGCGAAGTAAAGACCCGAGCGAGAGGGGGAGCCGAGGCGGCTCCCCCCTCTCTTCGTCAGCGGTTCAGGTGCGCGCGCAGCCAATTCAAGCTGCGCTCCACGTCGGCGAGCATGTCGCCCTCGCTGCTGTCCTGCTCGATCACAAGCCACTCGGCGCGGGCCGCCTCCAAGCAGGCGGGCAAGTCCACCTCGCCGGTGCCGAGCGGAACGGGCACGGGGCCGGGGCGGTAGTCCTTGATGTGCAGCAGGGGCGTGCGGTCCGCGTAGCAGGCGAGGTAGTCGTGCGGCACCCCCCCGCCGGCGTCGATCCACGCCACGTCGAACTCCGCGTGGAGCGCCGGATGCTCGGCGAGGAGGAAGTCCAGGACGGGCCGCCCGTCCACCTGCCCCGTGAGTTCGTGCGCGTGGTTGTGGTACGACAGCGTGACGCCGAGTCCCGCCGCTTGTTCCACCACCGCTCCGAGCCGCTTCGAGAAGGCGCGCCAGCCGTCCTCGTCGGGCGCGTTCCACCACGGTACGGCGATGTAGGTGAAGCCGACCGCGCGGGCGAACTCGGCTTCTCGCGCGAAGTCCGTCTCGAGGCGCTCGAAGGAGACGTGCGCCCCGGCGGGTTGGAGGTTCAAGCGGTCCAGCAGGGCGCGCAGATCCTCGGGCGAGCGTTCGTAGTACCCGGCGAACTCCACGCCTTCGTACCCCATTTCGGCGACGCGGGTCATCGTGCCCTCGAAGTCCTTCGCGAGCGCGTCGCGGACGCTGTAGAGTTCCAGCCCGACCTTCACGCGCCCACCTCGTCGAACAGACCCTCGGGCAGAGGCGCGGGACGCTCGACCCCCGACGTGAGTTCGAGGGCGCGGCCTTGACGTGACGTCTCCAGCGTGGACGCCATCACGTCGAGGACGTGGTAGGCCAAGGCGCCGCTCGCACGCGGCGCGCGCCCTTCACGCGCGGCCAGCGCGAGGTCGCCGAGGCCGACGCCTCGGCTGTTGGTGGCGAGCGGTCCGCCCACCTCGACGTCCTGCCATTCCTTGTCTCCGGCGAGCCGGACGCGCACGGGGCCGCCGAACGTGTTCGGATCGGGCACGGACAAGGTGCCTTCCGAACCGTAGATTTCGATGCGCGGCAAGTTCGCGTGCCACACGTCGAAGCTCGTCACGAGCGTCGCGACGGGGCCCGACGCGAAGTCGAGGATCGACGCGACGTGCGACGGCGTCTCGACGGGAATGCTCTCGCCCTTCTTCGCGCCGCTGCCGATGGTGCGCGTGTCGAAGCTCGCCCGCGCCGAGCCGCTCACGCGGCGAACGCCCCCGAACAAGTTCACGAGGGCCGTGAGGTAGTACGGCCCCATGTCGAACATCGGCCCCGCGCCTTCTTGGTAGAAGAAGGCGGGATCGGGGTGCCAGCGCTCGGGACCGCTCGACATCATGAAGGCCGTCGCAGCGACGGGCACGCCGATGGTGCCTTCATCGATGATGCGGCGGCACGCTTGCAAGCCCGCGCCGAGGAAGGTGTCGGGCGCGCAGCCGACCAGCAGGCCGCGCGCGTCCGCTTCGCGGAGAAGTTCCGACGCCTCGTCGAGCGTGATGCCGAGCGGCTTTTCGTTGTACACGTGCTTCCCGGCCTTCAGCGCGGCGAGCGCGACCGACGCGTGCGCTTTGGGAATCGTGAGGTTCAAGACGACTTGGACGTCGTCGTCGGCGAGAAGTTCCTGAAGCGAGAGGGCCTTCGGAACGCCGTACTCCGCCGCGCGGCTCTTCGCGCGCTCCATGTCGAGGTCCGCGACCGCCACGACGTCCAAGCCGAAGCGGCGCGCGTTCTTGAGGTAGATGGGGCTGATGTTGCCCATGCCGACGATTCCGACGTTCACGACAAGACCTCCTGAGAAACGTTGGCGGCCCACAGCAAGCCGCGCCGCGTGAGCTCGCCCGCCGCGCCGTCCAAGTCGCTCGGGGTGTGCCCGACGGATTGGTAGAACACGCGGCCCTCACCGTACCGCCGCGTCCAAGCGACGGGCATGACCGTGCCCTCCACCCACGGAGCGTCCGTGCCGTCGAAGGTCGTCGTGGCGAGCACGGTGTTCGACGGATCGACGTGCATGTAGTACTGCTCGGACACGACGTCGAAATCCGACAGGCCCGCCGTGAGCTCGTGCGCGACGACGTTCACGCGGTACGGGCGGACGTTGCCGGGGTGGGCGACGAATTGGCCGCCCACCATGAATTGGTAATCGGTGTCTTCGCGGAACGCGTCGCCCGCGCCGCCGTGAATTCCGGCGAGTCCGACGCCGCCACGCACGGCGGCGCGCAGATTCGCGCTTTGCGTGCCCGTGAGTTTGCCCATCGTCCAGTTCGGCACGATGAGCGTGTAAGCGTCCAAGGGCTCGTCGAGCACGTCGAGGCTGCGCGCTTGATTCACGCTGAAGCCCGCGCTCTGAAGCAAACTGCCGAGCACCTCGGCGAATTCGAGGGGTTTGTGGCCTGGCCAGCCGCCGGAAACGATCAGTGCGTTCATGTCATGACCTCCAAGACTTCCGAAAGAGGGGGGGCGTACGCGCCGGGCCGACGGCAAGCGGCGGCGGCGGCGGCAAGCGAGAAGGACAAGTGTGCCGACGGGTCGGGCGGCGCGGTGAGGTGCGCGTGCAGCAAGGCGGCGATGCTCGCGTCGCCCGCGCCGACCGTGTCGACGATCTTGACCGCGAAGCCTTCGTGCGAGACGTCGAAGTCCGGCCCGATAAGGCGAGCGCCGTCCGCGCCGAGGGTGAGCAGCACCGTGACGGACGGATTGGCGTTTCGCACGAAGGCGAGGGCTTCGTCGAGGCTCGCGTGAGGCAGGACGCCCCTCAAGTCGCCGTCGCTCACCTTGAGGAGCGTGGCGAGCTTCAGGTACCTCGGAAAGGCGGCGCGGTACTCGTCGGCGTGCGCAGGACGGAAGTTCGGGTCGTAGACGATCCTCGAGCCACGCTCGCGCGCTTGCTCGGCGGCCCGAAGAAAGCGCGGTTGGCGAACGAGGGTGACGCCGCCGAAGTACGCGGCGGTCGCGCCTGGCCACGCTTCCTCGGGAACGCTTTCGAACAGCGAGTCGGCGCAGCCTCGGGCGTAGAAGACGTAGCGGCTCGCCTCGGAATCGTGCACGACGGACAAGGGCGTCGGCGCGTCGACGCGAACGGCGAAGCGTAGGCCGACCCCGGACGCCTCGCCCGCCCGCACGAACTCCTCGCCGAACTCGTCCGTGCCGAGCGCTCCGACGAACTCGCACGGCGATCCGAGCGCCGCGAGGACCCGCGAGACGTTCCACGCGCTTCCGCCTTGCCGCACGTCCCACGCGTCGCCACGCCGCACGAAGTCCATCACGGCGCCGCCGAAGACGAGCACCGTCACCAGTTCCCCCAGACGGGCACCTCGCCG
This genomic stretch from Deinococcus yavapaiensis KR-236 harbors:
- a CDS encoding sugar phosphate isomerase/epimerase family protein codes for the protein MKVGLELYSVRDALAKDFEGTMTRVAEMGYEGVEFAGYYERSPEDLRALLDRLNLQPAGAHVSFERLETDFAREAEFARAVGFTYIAVPWWNAPDEDGWRAFSKRLGAVVEQAAGLGVTLSYHNHAHELTGQVDGRPVLDFLLAEHPALHAEFDVAWIDAGGGVPHDYLACYADRTPLLHIKDYRPGPVPVPLGTGEVDLPACLEAARAEWLVIEQDSSEGDMLADVERSLNWLRAHLNR
- a CDS encoding ThuA domain-containing protein, whose amino-acid sequence is MNALIVSGGWPGHKPLEFAEVLGSLLQSAGFSVNQARSLDVLDEPLDAYTLIVPNWTMGKLTGTQSANLRAAVRGGVGLAGIHGGAGDAFREDTDYQFMVGGQFVAHPGNVRPYRVNVVAHELTAGLSDFDVVSEQYYMHVDPSNTVLATTTFDGTDAPWVEGTVMPVAWTRRYGEGRVFYQSVGHTPSDLDGAAGELTRRGLLWAANVSQEVLS
- a CDS encoding alpha-amylase family glycosyl hydrolase codes for the protein MIKLPLVASRLLLPLALTLTSAATTTTAADTSMLPRKASTAANTWWANAAFYQVFVRSFQDSDGDGIGDFKGLTSRLDYLKNLGVNALWLMPIFPSPSYHGYDVTDYQNVNSQYGTLADFDALLKAAHAKGFKVMLDWVPNHTSRNHPWFQAARDPSSDKHDWYLWRTSDPGWRKPWGEPGTVWFPVTTGAQTTSRVVFPGTIQKALGGREWDPNGDASAATQVAPGVFEFVARLPEGSYEYKTAVGGSWSENYGAGDRPDGPNIRLAVPAGGAIVKFVYDANKHTVRDSLNNPGEVKAPDVVPARSGSATATSTATNTQYYYAAFWEGMPDLNWRNPGVKAAMNDAAAFWLKRGVDGFRVDAARYIVENKDDNLPDNADTLAWTKDFTRFVKSVKPDAAVVGEVWTDLPTVAKYFLNGQGEDLAFNFDLRDALLGAVRGGSPDLVQTSMDRVTASYPTSGVDAIFTTNHDMTRPSFASTTQAKTAASLLLTLPGTPFLYYGQEIGMPNGSGNADEEKRTPMRWTTQGGAGFTTGVPWYAFSTNDPNVTVQAQQANAASLLSHYRRLLSLRSQIAALRSGGYVPLQAKDGVLSFVRSTSDAAVVVIVNLGASAKNVTVDLSRVPVKIAGPVMEAWSGRKLANVDARNQKAYPVAGLEAGGLAILTFPAK
- a CDS encoding carbohydrate kinase family protein, which produces MTVLVFGGAVMDFVRRGDAWDVRQGGSAWNVSRVLAALGSPCEFVGALGTDEFGEEFVRAGEASGVGLRFAVRVDAPTPLSVVHDSEASRYVFYARGCADSLFESVPEEAWPGATAAYFGGVTLVRQPRFLRAAEQARERGSRIVYDPNFRPAHADEYRAAFPRYLKLATLLKVSDGDLRGVLPHASLDEALAFVRNANPSVTVLLTLGADGARLIGPDFDVSHEGFAVKIVDTVGAGDASIAALLHAHLTAPPDPSAHLSFSLAAAAAACRRPGAYAPPLSEVLEVMT
- a CDS encoding beta-N-acetylglucosaminidase domain-containing protein, which translates into the protein MKFVGVIEGFYGRPWREDQRGRLFRLMAEWGMNTYLYAPKDDLKHRAHWREAYVADEGAMLARLARGAESVGVRFVYALAPGLDLDWRAEHDREALFAKLRHVRDLGVQHFALLFDDIPYAADRARQAAEQADATNASLQFLRDLGFDGAMLFCPTEYCARRAAPDVATSPYLRVIGERLHPDVDVFWTGPEVISVEITAASVREVAGVLRRPPVLWDNLHANDYAPRRAHLGPYAGREAALRAEVAGILSNPNNQFELNFPGLHSLAEYARSDAWSAEASLERALDAWLEHLASPNLTRDDLAMLAHALHLPHALGPRASAVHEGARSLIAEPSASNAEIVKGGRDAFRRVLRALEHGAQRDLLYDLHPFLTDAIEELGRPLRRTGYLHPAEPNGIRFQGALTERLAWDEAATTR
- a CDS encoding Gfo/Idh/MocA family protein; the encoded protein is MNVGIVGMGNISPIYLKNARRFGLDVVAVADLDMERAKSRAAEYGVPKALSLQELLADDDVQVVLNLTIPKAHASVALAALKAGKHVYNEKPLGITLDEASELLREADARGLLVGCAPDTFLGAGLQACRRIIDEGTIGVPVAATAFMMSSGPERWHPDPAFFYQEGAGPMFDMGPYYLTALVNLFGGVRRVSGSARASFDTRTIGSGAKKGESIPVETPSHVASILDFASGPVATLVTSFDVWHANLPRIEIYGSEGTLSVPDPNTFGGPVRVRLAGDKEWQDVEVGGPLATNSRGVGLGDLALAAREGRAPRASGALAYHVLDVMASTLETSRQGRALELTSGVERPAPLPEGLFDEVGA